In Dyadobacter sp. NIV53, a single window of DNA contains:
- a CDS encoding GLPGLI family protein encodes MKQLIIIIIILTNFCHARAQAVEGVVTYERAQYWTKIMAHLTFLSQEEKDRARLTWGVHDGWKQKMNLYFNGKESKYETLKEQSEDGWSGRDEDFIIYRNFEKERKIDFETMAGRTYLVDDSLVAPQWKVMNKIKEIKGYLCMMAVSKDTIRNQTITAWFANDIAVPAGPEKYFGLPGLILELDINDGDVLITADKIELKPVDKELVLPKKMKGKKITEVQYNDMLSEHIRTSMKGQRNPYWSVRY; translated from the coding sequence ATGAAACAATTGATAATCATTATTATAATACTTACCAATTTCTGCCATGCAAGAGCGCAGGCAGTAGAGGGAGTTGTAACTTACGAAAGGGCACAATACTGGACCAAGATCATGGCACATTTAACTTTCCTGAGCCAGGAGGAAAAAGACAGGGCAAGACTTACCTGGGGTGTTCATGATGGCTGGAAACAAAAAATGAATCTCTATTTCAACGGTAAGGAAAGTAAATATGAAACGCTAAAAGAGCAATCGGAAGATGGATGGAGCGGGCGTGATGAAGATTTTATTATTTACCGGAATTTTGAAAAAGAACGTAAAATTGATTTTGAAACAATGGCTGGCAGAACCTATCTGGTAGATGACAGCCTGGTTGCACCGCAATGGAAAGTGATGAACAAGATCAAGGAAATAAAGGGTTATTTATGCATGATGGCAGTAAGTAAGGATACGATCAGGAACCAGACTATTACTGCCTGGTTTGCCAATGATATAGCGGTACCAGCCGGGCCGGAAAAATATTTTGGCCTGCCCGGACTGATCCTGGAACTGGACATTAATGATGGGGATGTGTTGATAACTGCCGACAAAATTGAATTGAAGCCGGTTGACAAGGAGTTGGTTTTACCAAAAAAAATGAAAGGGAAAAAAATTACAGAAGTTCAGTATAATGATATGCTGTCGGAACATATCCGGACCAGCATGAAAGGGCAACGAAACCCCTATTGGTCTGTACGTTATTGA
- a CDS encoding OmpA family protein codes for MKNTLIAVAMLFVLGSCASKKKMMAVQTKANEIQIQLDKARADLNDCDSRTAGLNNDLKAKNDELSSKTAKMKELEDQIEFLKKNNNNLLDRMSDLSVISKEGSESIKKSLAMMDAQGSQIRDLNSSIQRKDSLNMALVLNLKRSLADVSDEDVQIEVKKGVVYVSLSDKMLFKSGSSVINTQAETVLGKVAKILNDYKEIEILIEGHTDNVPIATDKVADNWDLSALRATSVARTLQKKIRC; via the coding sequence ATGAAAAATACGCTTATAGCTGTGGCTATGCTATTTGTACTCGGATCATGTGCAAGTAAAAAGAAGATGATGGCGGTGCAAACCAAGGCAAACGAAATTCAGATCCAGCTTGACAAAGCTAGAGCTGACCTAAACGATTGCGACAGCAGAACAGCAGGTTTGAACAATGACCTGAAAGCTAAAAATGACGAACTATCCAGTAAAACAGCTAAAATGAAAGAGCTGGAAGATCAGATTGAATTCCTTAAGAAAAATAATAATAACCTGCTGGATCGTATGTCCGATCTGTCGGTGATCAGTAAAGAAGGTTCAGAAAGCATCAAAAAATCACTTGCGATGATGGATGCACAGGGAAGCCAGATCCGTGATTTGAATTCAAGCATTCAGCGTAAGGATTCATTAAACATGGCGCTTGTATTAAACCTGAAACGTTCATTGGCAGATGTTAGCGATGAAGATGTGCAGATTGAAGTGAAAAAAGGCGTTGTATATGTGTCTCTTTCCGACAAAATGCTTTTCAAATCAGGAAGTTCTGTAATCAATACACAAGCTGAAACTGTATTAGGCAAAGTTGCTAAAATCCTGAATGACTACAAAGAAATCGAAATCCTGATTGAAGGACACACAGATAATGTACCTATCGCAACGGATAAAGTGGCTGACAACTGGGATTTAAGCGCATTGCGTGCTACCTCTGTTGCGCGTACTTTACAGAAAAAAATACGGTGTTGA
- a CDS encoding threonine/serine dehydratase gives MIETAPNKEKIQQAHELITPYIHRTPILTSLFLDDLAGGKLYFKCENFQKIGAFKARGGLNAVLSLSAEERSYGVATHSSGNHAQAIAYSAAMLGIKAYIVMPDNSPQVKIKAVEGYGAQITFCKNTPEERESTVQKIVEKTGATFIHPFNNYNVITGQATAAKELIEDADRKLDVIIAPVGGGGLLSGTALSAHYFSPETKVYAGEPEGAADAVLSFRSGKIERAPYIKTIADGLLTYLGDKTFPIIREYVTDILTVSDEEIIGAMQYLWERMKIVVEPSGAVSLAAVLKNKELFRREKIGIIISGGNVDLGKLPF, from the coding sequence ATGATCGAAACTGCCCCAAATAAGGAAAAAATTCAGCAGGCGCATGAGCTTATTACTCCTTATATCCATCGCACGCCCATATTGACTTCTCTATTTCTGGATGACCTGGCGGGAGGCAAGCTGTATTTTAAATGTGAGAATTTTCAGAAGATCGGTGCGTTCAAGGCACGGGGAGGATTGAATGCAGTACTGTCACTTTCGGCAGAAGAACGCAGTTATGGCGTGGCAACGCATTCTTCGGGCAATCATGCACAGGCCATTGCTTATTCGGCCGCTATGCTAGGTATAAAGGCATATATTGTAATGCCTGATAATTCTCCACAGGTGAAGATCAAGGCAGTAGAAGGTTACGGCGCACAAATTACTTTCTGTAAAAATACACCGGAAGAAAGAGAAAGTACCGTTCAGAAAATCGTGGAAAAAACAGGTGCTACTTTCATCCATCCGTTTAATAATTACAATGTTATCACCGGTCAGGCAACAGCCGCAAAAGAACTGATTGAGGATGCTGATAGAAAACTGGATGTAATTATAGCACCCGTTGGAGGCGGAGGATTATTAAGTGGAACTGCTCTTTCTGCTCATTATTTTTCACCCGAAACCAAAGTGTATGCAGGAGAACCGGAGGGTGCAGCGGATGCTGTTCTTTCTTTCCGAAGCGGGAAAATTGAGCGTGCACCTTATATAAAAACGATTGCTGATGGGTTGCTTACCTATTTAGGAGATAAAACATTTCCAATCATCAGAGAATATGTAACAGATATCCTGACTGTATCCGACGAAGAAATCATTGGAGCAATGCAATATTTATGGGAAAGAATGAAAATCGTTGTAGAGCCGTCGGGTGCGGTTTCTTTGGCGGCTGTACTGAAAAATAAAGAACTTTTCAGAAGGGAAAAAATTGGGATCATCATTTCAGGCGGGAATGTTGATCTGGGTAAATTGCCTTTTTAA
- a CDS encoding FecR family protein → MTKELVLLYFRNKSTFQEDRIVEEWLKSSPANTQQAMKWMDELSDEEEKLFLKVVLDGDDVWKKTIEEINLQSPENQDRQQDRTKSWIWTTYRHTHRYAAVLVSILMLAFAIYVYRIHSTVEVRTDFGKVTEVILPDGSSVILNGNSSLKYAYSWKEAPREVWLEGEAFFHVKRKADRSRFKVYLSDNKTIEVLGTEFNVSERALKSTIFLKSGKIMLHLADQTHQENIALKPGELVELEGDDVKLVVPKKVVNPEKYYGWTKNKWILDGTSLREMLVKLEENYDVHVDTENENMLDKRVSGSIPLSLNNADTLIADIANLFELKIIRENRKITLVTTE, encoded by the coding sequence ATGACCAAAGAATTAGTTCTTCTTTATTTTCGAAATAAAAGCACCTTTCAGGAAGACAGGATTGTAGAGGAATGGCTTAAAAGTTCTCCGGCCAACACGCAGCAGGCCATGAAATGGATGGACGAATTATCGGACGAGGAAGAGAAGCTTTTTTTAAAAGTTGTGTTGGATGGAGACGATGTATGGAAAAAAACCATTGAGGAAATAAACCTGCAATCTCCGGAAAACCAGGACCGTCAGCAAGATAGAACGAAGTCCTGGATTTGGACTACTTACCGGCACACCCACCGTTATGCAGCTGTACTGGTCAGTATCCTGATGCTTGCCTTCGCAATCTATGTTTACAGGATACATTCAACGGTAGAAGTAAGAACGGATTTTGGAAAAGTCACAGAAGTGATATTACCGGACGGATCAAGTGTGATACTGAACGGGAACAGCAGTTTGAAATATGCCTATTCCTGGAAAGAAGCACCAAGGGAAGTCTGGCTGGAAGGAGAAGCCTTTTTCCATGTAAAGCGAAAAGCAGACCGATCCAGGTTTAAAGTTTATTTGTCTGACAATAAAACGATAGAAGTGCTTGGAACTGAGTTCAATGTGTCTGAAAGAGCGCTTAAAAGTACTATTTTTCTAAAATCGGGTAAAATTATGCTTCATCTGGCTGACCAGACGCACCAGGAAAACATTGCTTTAAAACCGGGTGAACTGGTAGAACTGGAAGGAGATGATGTGAAATTAGTTGTTCCGAAAAAAGTTGTTAATCCGGAAAAATACTATGGCTGGACAAAAAATAAATGGATTCTTGACGGAACATCGCTGAGAGAAATGCTGGTAAAGCTTGAAGAAAATTATGATGTCCATGTTGACACAGAAAACGAAAATATGTTAGACAAACGGGTCTCCGGTTCTATTCCATTATCGTTGAACAATGCTGACACCCTTATAGCTGATATTGCAAATCTGTTTGAATTAAAGATTATCAGGGAAAACAGGAAAATTACGCTGGTTACAACAGAGTAA